TTCGTAAAATGAAGCAAAGCCTTTGTCTAAAAAAATTTCTAAATTTGCCTTAAATAGGCTGTTAAAAGCCTCTAATAGCCATTGTCTATCGACAAGCTCACCCTTTTCAGCATAAAGGGAGGTTGCGGGGCGCGCAATGGTTTTTAATTCCTCTTCTGTCATGTTTACGTTGATGCCAATTCCTGCAATAATAGCAAGGTAGTGACCAATGCGGCAAGTTTCACAAAGAATACCACCCATTTTTTTTTGGTGAAGTAAAAGGTCATTGGGCCATTTAATCTTTGCTGGAAAAGATAATACCTTGAGGAGATCTACAGCAGAGATGGCCAAAATTTGAGTGATATTGCCGAGGTCATCACGGTGTTTGTCGAGGAAAAAAACATAAGTCAAATAGAGATTTTGATTGGGTGGAGATAGCCACTTATGTTGAAAGCGTCCATAGCCATTTGTTTGTTGCGCTGCAGAAATCACTGTCAGCTCGTCTTTTGGTAAATACTCAATATGCTCTTTTGCCCATGTGTTGGTGGAAGATAGACAGGGGAAATGAAGTTGATTTAGGTGCATCGACACGCCTTATAAAAATGCCAAAATGAAAATTCTTGATGGAATCAAAAATGAAGCAGAGTTTTAAAGCTCTCTTCTTTATTCGACATTTTATAAGATAGAGAATTGCTAAAAAGGACTCAAGAGAAGTGTATGTGGAATTACCAATCTTTAAAAAGAATTGACTTAAGGATTGTTCCTATAGTGATCCTACTCATGCTCATTAGTTTGCTAGTCATTTCTGCTAACACAATGACCTCTCACGATCTAATAGAGGAATCCTTTTTCACTCCAGCCGTAAAAAGGCAAATACAAGGCTTTATTTTAGGAACTGTTGTTTTTCTATTTTTGGTCGGCTTTGACTACAATAAATTAAGAGAATGGACATGGGTTTTGTATATTCTAATGCTCTTTGCATTGCTCGGCCTGTTTTTTACGGATCCTATACAGAGAGTCCAGCGCTGGTACCGAATTCCTATCATAGGCATGAATTTTCAACCCTCAGAGTATGCTAAACTAATTGTTGTTATTACCTTAAGTTGGTTTTTAGAACGGAAAAAAGCAGAGGCAGATTCTTTAACTACTGTTTTACAAGCAAGTTTTATTGTGGGCCTCCCCTTCCTCCTGATCCTTAAGCAACCGGATTTGGGAACAGCTTTAGTTTTATTTCCCATAACTCTTGTGATGTTTTACATAGGAGGAGTGCATCCTAAAGTAATTCGGCTGATGACGATTTTTGGAGCGATCATTTTAACGATCGTAGCTTTAATTTTTAGTGGCACAATTTCTCACGAAAAGCTTAGACCTTATGCAACAAAAGTCCTAAAAGAGTATCAGTTTGAACGCCTAGATCCTAATACCCACCATCAAAAAGCTGCTGTGATTGCAATTGCTATTGGGGGAATTACTGGCAGTGGATGGCGAAGCAGTGCATTTACCGGAGGAGGGTTTCTTCCTGCTTCTTATACAGACTCTGTATTTTCTGCATTTGGTGAAGAATTTGGGTTTATAGGTCTGCTGGTGCTTTTGGTCCTTTTTTATGCCTTGCTTTATTTTTGCTTTCAAGTAACAGCTGTAGCTAAAGACCACTTTGGTCGTCTCCTCTCAGCGGGTATTACCGTTTATCTTGCTATGCACATTCTCGTCAATATTGGAATGATGTGCGGGTTATTACCTATAACGGGGGTGCCTTTAGTCTTAATCACCTATGGAGGTTCTTCTAGCTTGGCAACAATGACCGCCTTGGGTATCTTACAGAGTATCTATAGTAGGAGGTTCATGTTCTAATGTCGACACGTCATTTCATGTTTATTCCAGGAGTTTGGATTGGAGAAGGAAAAATTTCCTTTAGCGCATCTAACGAGCAAATTCCCTTTTCCACACGTTGGACAATACAAGAAGAAGTTTTTACT
Above is a genomic segment from Chlamydiales bacterium STE3 containing:
- a CDS encoding putative cell shape (Rod)-determining protein (Product derived from UniProtKB/Trembl:Q6MEV9;Gene name derived from UniProtKB/Trembl:Q6MEV9) gives rise to the protein MLKRTQEKCMWNYQSLKRIDLRIVPIVILLMLISLLVISANTMTSHDLIEESFFTPAVKRQIQGFILGTVVFLFLVGFDYNKLREWTWVLYILMLFALLGLFFTDPIQRVQRWYRIPIIGMNFQPSEYAKLIVVITLSWFLERKKAEADSLTTVLQASFIVGLPFLLILKQPDLGTALVLFPITLVMFYIGGVHPKVIRLMTIFGAIILTIVALIFSGTISHEKLRPYATKVLKEYQFERLDPNTHHQKAAVIAIAIGGITGSGWRSSAFTGGGFLPASYTDSVFSAFGEEFGFIGLLVLLVLFYALLYFCFQVTAVAKDHFGRLLSAGITVYLAMHILVNIGMMCGLLPITGVPLVLITYGGSSSLATMTALGILQSIYSRRFMF
- a CDS encoding putative biotin-[acetyl-CoA-carboxylase] ligase/biotin repressor (Bifunctional) (Product derived from UniProtKB/Trembl:Q6MEW0;Gene name derived from UniProtKB/Trembl:Q6MEW0) produces the protein MHLNQLHFPCLSSTNTWAKEHIEYLPKDELTVISAAQQTNGYGRFQHKWLSPPNQNLYLTYVFFLDKHRDDLGNITQILAISAVDLLKVLSFPAKIKWPNDLLLHQKKMGGILCETCRIGHYLAIIAGIGINVNMTEEELKTIARPATSLYAEKGELVDRQWLLEAFNSLFKANLEIFLDKGFASFYEIFLASLNHKKGDKIQFHDHNRVCRGVFERINPDGSLQLLHEDGTSKKYYSGEILL